In the genome of Pseudanabaena mucicola str. Chao 1806, the window GCAATCATTCAAGCAACTGATGAGCCAACTCCTCGCAATGTCAGAGCTGGTCAATTGATTTCTAATGGTAGGGTTTTAGTCAAGAGAATTGACACAAATTCTGAACCACCAATTGTAGTTCTTCAGCAAAATGGTGTTGAGGTTTTACGTGCGGTTGGAGCACCTATAGTTGCATCCTCAACCGATACAACTACAAATCAGTCTCCAAGTCCTTAACCTCAACCTACACCAACTGCACAATAGACTTAAGCAATAAAAAAGACCTTGCAACTTAAGGTCTTTTCTGTTAACTACTTTTTGGGAGCCATCAACATCGTGATGTTTCGACCCTCACGCTTTGGGTATTGTTGAATTTCAGCAACAGATTCAAGGTCGCTAGCCATGCGGTTGAGTAGGACTTCAGCAAGATCGACATGTTGAATCTCACGTCCACGGAACATTACAGTTGCCTTAACCTTGTCTCCTTCTTTTAAAAAACGTTCCGCATGATTGATTCTTACTTTATAGTCATGCTCTTCAATTTTGTACCGCATCTTGACTTCCTTGACATCTGAAGTATGTTGCTTTTTGCGAGCTTCCCTTGCCTTCTTTTCTTGCTCAAACTTGAATTTGCCATAGTCCATGATTCGACAAACAGGAGGATCGGCTTTGTCGCTGACTAATACAAGGTCTAGCTCTTTTTCTTCAGCCATTTTCAAGGCTTCTTTTGGGGTCAGGATGCCGAGTTGCTCACCCTCCATATCAATGACTCGAATTTTTGGATATCTGATACGTTCGTTGATTTGGGGGAGGTCTTTAATTGGCTTTTTAGTCATGAAATCTCTGTTGTCTAGACTCTTTGGGGTATGGGGTTAAATTACTAAAGGTTTACAAACGTATGCCTAAGCTTAGCAATCTTTTTGCTTGACATAAACGTTTAAGTATAGTACGAACTAGCCATGGATGTGTCAAGTGATTATGTCAAAATTTGACGTAAATTTTGTTTAACCAGATCACTTGTCACTTGATCGCTGAGTGTGACATGTCCGATCGCTGTGGGTAAAATGAACCGCACTTTACCAGCTTCAACCTTTTTATCAGTAGAAAGAGACTCAATGATCGCGTCTTGATCAATATCCGCAGGTAGGGTCTGCGGTAAACGAGTTTTAGTAATGAGGGCAACTTGTTGGGCTTGATCTTCCGCAGACCAGAGACCAAGATCAACAGCGATCGCCCCAGCGATCAGCATTCCTAAACCAACAGCTTCACCATGATTGTATAGACGATAATTGGTAACTGACTCGATCGCATGACCAACGGTGTGACCATAGTTGAGAATGGCGCGAAGATTTCCTTCTTTCTCATCCTTGGATACCACTTCAGCCTTGGCTTTGGCACAACGGTAGAGGATGGTTTGCAAAAGTTCGTCGGAAATGTAGCGCAACTGATCGAGGCGATCGCATTGCGTTAATAAATCAAATAATTCCCGATCCCAGATGACTCCGTACTTAATTACCTCCGCCATTGCTGAGCGAAACTCACGGGCTGGTAGTGTTTTTAAAACCTTAGGATCAATCCAAACTAAGCGAGGTTGGTAGAAAGCACCAATCAGGTTTTTGCCCTGTGGATGATTGATCCCCGTCTTGCCGCCGATCGCCGAATCCACCATTGCCAAAAGTGTAGTCGGTACTTGCACTAGATCAATCCCACGTAGCCAAGTTGCCGCCGCATAGCCTGACATATCCCCAATAACACCACCACCGAGGGCAACAATCGCCGATGAACGTTCGAGGCGATGCTTAAGGGCGGCATCATAGATTTTCTGGAGCGAGTTGGCAGTTTTAAAGCGTTCACCTGCGGGAAGAATCAGATGAGCAACATCAAAACCTGCATTAGTTAAAGAGTTATGTACAGTCTCGCCATAATGCTTATAAATGACAGGGTTGGAGACGATTAGCATCTTTTTGCTTTTTTTGCCTAAGCCAACTTCTCCTAATTTCGTACCCAAATTTTTGAGGCTATGGGCAGCGATCGCAATGTCATAACTGCGATTTGGTTGATTATCGTTACTAAGTGCAACTGTAACTGTTGCAAAATTTTCGGACATATTTCTAGGTAAAAGATCTAGTTTTCATCGTAGCAGCGATCATGTTTTCCCATCATAAACAACAGCAAAAGCATCACGAAGTGATGCTTTTGCTACTTAGCCATTGCTTGACATAACTCGATGATCGCAGTTTGCAGAGTGGCGGTTTCATCCTTGCCATGTTTGAGATCGGCTTCTAGTCGTAACAAAATGCTTAGTGATCGTATCAATTTTTGGCTATTTACCCCCTGCACCTCTTGCTTGAGAAAATAAACTCGTTTGGGATTACTAATCTCGGCAGCCTCCGCGATCACCTTGTCATCGCGCTCTCCAGATTCCTGCATGAGCTTAATCCAAAGCCATGTGCGAAACTGTCCCACCAAGGTTGCACAAATTCGTAAACCCACTTCATTGTTTCTCAGTAATTCGGCGACTAAAGTAAGTGCCTGGCTCACATTAGATATCCGAATAGCGCTAGCTAATTGGAGACTATTATGAGCCGATGCTTGGACTAGTGAAGCAACTTCTTTGGCAGTCAAAGGTTTGTTTTGACCATAATGTGACAAGTGCAACTTTTGCATTTCCATTGTCAAGCGACGGGTATCATTACCAATCGCATCAACTAGTAAATCAACGGCATCTGTAGACAATTTTAGGTCAATTTCTGTTGCCGCCTGTTTAACTAATTGGGAGATCGCGTCAGTTTTCCAAGGCGGTATTAAAGAAAACTCTAAGATTTGGGCATGCTTCTGCAATAATTTGGTAGATTTGGCTCTCCCGTCAGGTTTGTTGGATGCGGTAAATAAGATACATGAGTCTTCAGGTAAATGATTGATAGTTCTCTCTAGCTCTGCTAGCAATGATTCCGAACATCTTTGGGTGATCGCTGTATCCGCTAGCCAAGTCAATCTATGCCCCATCCCAAAGGGTGAAGTTACAGCTTGGTTAAGCCCATCCATCACCTCAAGATCGGTAGTAGCATGGATTTTTATATAGTTAAAATCACGCCACATCGGATCGACATGGGTATCAATCAACTTTTTGACTGCTTGAGAAATTTGGTAGTCGTCGTCGCCCCAATAAAAGTAGACAGGCATTGTATGATTAGTTCAACTATGTGGTGTGGTGTAGAGATTTGATGATTACTAAAAGCAAAGAAAATAGTCAAGCGAGCCTCCGTACAAAGAAATTAGTTGCGAAATCAGTTACAAATCATTATGCAATTTGGGGAAAAAGAATCTTTGATATTGTATTTGCATCAATTGTTCTAACTGTATTTTCGCCACTTTATCTAGTGATTGCAATCCTAGTTTTCATGAGTTCTCGTGGCTCTGTGTTGTATATTCATCCTCGTGTTGGTTTGCATGGTCAAGAGTTTAAGTGCATTAAATTTAGAACCATGATTAATGGCGCTGACCAAGTTCTAGAAAATTACTTGAATTCCTGTCCAATTAGTCGCGCTGAGTATGAGGCGTCCTTTAAGCTCAAGCATGATCCGCGCATCACCAAGATTGGCAAATTTTTGAGAACAACTAGTTTAGATGAGTTGCCCCAATTTTGGAATGTACTTATGGGTGATATGAGTGTCGTTGGTCCTAGACCATTGGTAAAAGCAGAATTAATTAAATATGGTTCAGTGATCGAGAAAGTCCTCAGTGTTCGTCCTGGGATTGCAGGACTATGGCAAGTTTCAGGACGCAATGATATTCCTTACTCTAGAAGAGTGCAGATTGATGCTAGCTATGTCCGCCTGATGAGTTTTTGGCTAGATGTCAAGTTGATTTTTAAAACGATTTTGGTTGTGATTTTCCCGAAAGGAAATGGTGCATATTAATCAAAAAAAACAGGGTCGCTAGCGACCCTGTTTTTTTTTGATTTTAGGTTTAGCTGCGGCGACTACGAGTCGTTGGGCGTAAAGATAAATCAAATTCTAAAGCTGCTGCCATTCCCCAGAGGATAAAAGCTAGAATCCAGAAGAATTCCGCAGGTTCGCCACTTTGATAAGGCTTAGCCTTGCAAATATCACTGATGTTACTGCTGTAGTTGAACCACAAATCACTAAAGAACATGGAAATCCCCGCGCTACCAAGTAAACGCCAAGACTGAGCTGCTTTACCACCCCAAAAAGCAAGTAGGAGAATCGTTGCTACAATCAATAACCAAATATCTCCTAAGGCATAAACAATATTCAGAATTTTACCTGTGTCTAGGGTGAAGCTATCAACTGCACCAAAGGTCACATAAGCTGTAAGTCCGATCCCAGCAATGCCAACAGCTCCAACAATTCCCCACTGTTTGGGATATAGATTGAGCCTGCGCCCAATCACAGACATTGCCATGCCCCACGATAAAAATACATATGTTGCAGTAAAGAAAATATCGGCGATCGAGGGAAATGTTTTAACAAGATTGGTAGCACCCTTAGCTCCACCTGCTATTAGTCCGCTTTGATATTGAAAATCTAAGTATCCAAAAATTAAGTTCCCAATACCCCACGACAGGATACCTAGTCCTAGTCCTAGCCAAACGTTACGACCGCTAATAATTTTTGGGCTACGCCAATTACGCAGACATAATATTGCCGAAAAAGCGATCGCTACCGTTTGAAAGACATATGTTCCAAATCGATACCAATTTGGTCTTACGGTTAATTCTATAACTGTTTTGTTACATTCTTCGGGCTTAATGATGTGCGGTCCATCGGTAGGTGCGCTGAGAAACAGATAAAAAATTAAGGCTAAGGTTGCCCATCCGATCGCTGCCCAAATAATAGATTGTGTGGGTATCCCTGTTGGGGAAGGAGATTTGGCTCTACTCATGTATCTTGAACCTTGGCTACAACCATAAGAAATGCAGTGTTAAAGAATTAAAGATAAAAAATACGATAGAAGCGATAACTTCTCAAAGTAAACCTAAAAATTAGACAATTGTTTATTAATTATTAATAATTACTGCCAAAGCTTACCTTTAGGAGTTTTTTGCAACCAAGCAATCACTGAAGCTGATTCAGGTAAATCATTTAGAGCATCGATCGCAGTATTGACAAAGCTATCATTGTTCAAGTAGGAGGAGGCGAGTTGGTGCAGCTCGCCTAAAAGCAATTGCAATCTGCTTTCATCCCAGTTAGGTATTTGCACACTATGTAGGGGGTTAATTGATAAAACGTTTTCCAGAGCCTCAATGGATTCACTCTGGGCAAACTTACCCTGTTGCATGAACTTGAGTAAGTCTTGCTTAAATGAGACTGCTTGTCTAGCGCCAAGGACATCTTCAATTTCAAGGTATACAACTTGTAATATGAGTAGACAAC includes:
- the infC gene encoding translation initiation factor IF-3 translates to MTKKPIKDLPQINERIRYPKIRVIDMEGEQLGILTPKEALKMAEEKELDLVLVSDKADPPVCRIMDYGKFKFEQEKKAREARKKQHTSDVKEVKMRYKIEEHDYKVRINHAERFLKEGDKVKATVMFRGREIQHVDLAEVLLNRMASDLESVAEIQQYPKREGRNITMLMAPKK
- the aroB gene encoding 3-dehydroquinate synthase, whose protein sequence is MSENFATVTVALSNDNQPNRSYDIAIAAHSLKNLGTKLGEVGLGKKSKKMLIVSNPVIYKHYGETVHNSLTNAGFDVAHLILPAGERFKTANSLQKIYDAALKHRLERSSAIVALGGGVIGDMSGYAAATWLRGIDLVQVPTTLLAMVDSAIGGKTGINHPQGKNLIGAFYQPRLVWIDPKVLKTLPAREFRSAMAEVIKYGVIWDRELFDLLTQCDRLDQLRYISDELLQTILYRCAKAKAEVVSKDEKEGNLRAILNYGHTVGHAIESVTNYRLYNHGEAVGLGMLIAGAIAVDLGLWSAEDQAQQVALITKTRLPQTLPADIDQDAIIESLSTDKKVEAGKVRFILPTAIGHVTLSDQVTSDLVKQNLRQILT
- the holA gene encoding DNA polymerase III subunit delta, with the protein product MPVYFYWGDDDYQISQAVKKLIDTHVDPMWRDFNYIKIHATTDLEVMDGLNQAVTSPFGMGHRLTWLADTAITQRCSESLLAELERTINHLPEDSCILFTASNKPDGRAKSTKLLQKHAQILEFSLIPPWKTDAISQLVKQAATEIDLKLSTDAVDLLVDAIGNDTRRLTMEMQKLHLSHYGQNKPLTAKEVASLVQASAHNSLQLASAIRISNVSQALTLVAELLRNNEVGLRICATLVGQFRTWLWIKLMQESGERDDKVIAEAAEISNPKRVYFLKQEVQGVNSQKLIRSLSILLRLEADLKHGKDETATLQTAIIELCQAMAK
- a CDS encoding sugar transferase — protein: MITKSKENSQASLRTKKLVAKSVTNHYAIWGKRIFDIVFASIVLTVFSPLYLVIAILVFMSSRGSVLYIHPRVGLHGQEFKCIKFRTMINGADQVLENYLNSCPISRAEYEASFKLKHDPRITKIGKFLRTTSLDELPQFWNVLMGDMSVVGPRPLVKAELIKYGSVIEKVLSVRPGIAGLWQVSGRNDIPYSRRVQIDASYVRLMSFWLDVKLIFKTILVVIFPKGNGAY
- a CDS encoding Npun_F0813 family protein, which encodes MFILKRHDVEIINVPNPQNKDQQIPILQYQGQTFRLLNMFGDNRDEALALWRDLTDNKGKACVLLEEPQRFSVWGRVKLDHLHMASTDNYATSNYLVQGCLLILQVVYLEIEDVLGARQAVSFKQDLLKFMQQGKFAQSESIEALENVLSINPLHSVQIPNWDESRLQLLLGELHQLASSYLNNDSFVNTAIDALNDLPESASVIAWLQKTPKGKLWQ